The following proteins are co-located in the Xiphophorus maculatus strain JP 163 A chromosome 24, X_maculatus-5.0-male, whole genome shotgun sequence genome:
- the LOC102217065 gene encoding protein boule-like, giving the protein MNVAMEVENQNTLTSCPSSLNDSSSSSSDVLNQENPLESLTHHPPIPGTIIPNRIFVGGIDHRVNEGDLHQIFSQYGAVKDVKIIIDRSGISKRYGFVTFENQDDVLGILSNATEICFKEKKLCIGQAVKKNHSSGKAKNARMANLDPQMSCGTFYLTTSTGHPYTYHKGVAYFHCPSMNPLAHHWSPHPQLMLPQSHQPVHPQQPPVYPHYQDIANQYQWNIAQVPTPFSAAMYSQQPEYPYQPLDGSSYLPPGPAMEGNTPEFLESTAPHFYSGMTPIALQHDPRESQLFPRPRVHLKPRHRRYTHPKDYYHLPEPTELPDAAAFPFHAPRVG; this is encoded by the exons ATGAATGTGGCTATGGAGGTAGAGAATCAAAACACG CTCACATCCTGCCCTTCGTCGCTTAATGACAGCAGCTCTTCATCTTCAGATGTCTTAAATCAAGAGAACCCTCTGGAGAGCCTTACTCACCACCCTCCCATTCCTGGCACCATCATTCCCAACCGGATTTTCGTCGGGGGAATCGACCACAGG gTCAACGAAGGCGACCTGCATCAGATCTTCTCGCAATACGGTGCAGTGAAAGATGTGAAGATAATAATAGACCGCTCAGGAATCTCAAAAAG ATATGGGTTTGTTACATTTGAAAACCAAGACGACGTATTGGGAATCCTCAGTAAC GCGACTGAAATCTGCTTTAAAGAGAAGAAGCTCTGCATTGGCCAGGCCGTTAAAAAGAACCACTCTTCAGGAAAAG CTAAGAACGCCCGCATGGCCAACCTTGACCCTCAGATGTCCTGCGGGACGTTTTATCTGACCACATCCACGGGACATCCATACACCTACCAtaagggcgtggcctactttcACTGCCCCAGTATGAACCCTTTGGCTCACCACTGGTCG CCTCACCCTCAGCTGATGCTTCCTCAGTCCCATCAGCCTGTTCACCCCCAGCAGCCACCTGTGTATCCTCACTACCAG GACATCGCAAACCAGTATCAATGGAACATCGCTCAG GTGCCGACCCCTTTCAGTGCAGCGATGTACTCACAGCAGCCAGAATATCCTTACCAGCCCCTGGATGGAAGCTCCTACCTGCCTCCTGGGCCCGCCATGGAAGGCAATACCCCAGAG tttttaGAGTCGACTGCTCCACATTTTTACTCAGGAATGACGCCGATTGCTCTGCAGCATGACCCCAGAGAG AGTCAGCTGTTCCCCCGTCCGCGTGTCCATCTGAAGCCGAGGCACCGCCGCTACACGCACCCCAAGGACTACTACCATCTGCCCGAACCCACAGAGTTGCCGGACGCCGCCGCGTTTCCCTTCCACGCCCCTCGTGTAGGCTAA